A window of Candidatus Polarisedimenticolaceae bacterium contains these coding sequences:
- a CDS encoding NADH-quinone oxidoreductase subunit B family protein translates to MSPLDPHRRTVGMLEDPLKILRQRPEGWQDIKDTAYLTSVQDFVNWGRKHSLWPMPMGLACCAIELMATVGPRYDLARFGAEALRFSPRQADLMVVSGTVTKKMATAVRKIYVQMPEPRWVIAMGACASSGGMYRSYSVVQGVDEILPVDVYISGCPPRPEALIEAVLEIQRKIVKGLPSASQLASRAARDKAAGAA, encoded by the coding sequence ATGTCGCCCCTCGACCCGCACCGGAGGACCGTCGGGATGCTCGAAGATCCGCTCAAGATCCTGAGGCAGCGCCCGGAGGGCTGGCAGGACATCAAGGACACCGCCTACCTGACCAGCGTCCAGGACTTCGTGAACTGGGGGCGCAAGCACTCGCTCTGGCCGATGCCGATGGGGCTCGCCTGCTGCGCGATCGAGTTGATGGCGACGGTCGGGCCGCGTTACGACCTCGCCCGCTTCGGCGCCGAGGCGCTCCGGTTCTCCCCGCGCCAGGCCGACCTCATGGTCGTCTCCGGCACCGTCACGAAGAAGATGGCGACCGCCGTCCGCAAGATCTACGTCCAGATGCCCGAGCCCCGATGGGTCATCGCGATGGGGGCGTGCGCCTCCTCGGGGGGGATGTACCGGTCGTACTCCGTGGTCCAGGGGGTCGACGAGATCCTCCCGGTGGACGTCTACATCAGCGGCTGCCCGCCGCGCCCCGAGGCGTTGATCGAGGCGGTCCTCGAGATCCAGCGCAAGATCGTCAAGGGGCTCCCCAGCGCGTCGCAGCTCGCCTCGCGCGCCGCCCGCGACAAGGCGGCGGGGGCCGCCTGA